The following are from one region of the Lytechinus variegatus isolate NC3 chromosome 4, Lvar_3.0, whole genome shotgun sequence genome:
- the LOC121413572 gene encoding trafficking protein particle complex subunit 3-like — MSRQSSRATDPRKISQELFTLTYGALVAQLVKDYESDEEVNKQLDKMGYNIGIRLVEDFLARSGIGRCNDFRETADIIAKSGFRMFLGVTPSVCNWSPAGDEFSLLMDNNPLTDFVELPDDHSNLNYSNVLCGVIRGALETVQMDVSVRFVQDTLKGDNQTEIRVKFIQRLEDALPAGEE; from the exons ATGTCGAGACAAAGCAGTAGAGCAACAGACCCTCGTAAAATT AGTCAAGAGCTGTTTACTCTCACGTATGGCGCCCTTGTGGCCCAACTTGTAAAAGACTACGAGAGCGATGAGGAAGTCAACAAACAGCTTGATAAAAT GGGTTATAACATCGGCATTCGTCTTGTGGAGGATTTCTTAGCACGGTCCGGTATTGGTAGATGTAATGATTTCAGAGAAACAGCAGATATCATTGCCAag TCTGGATTCCGCATGTTTCTTGGAGTGACTCCGAGTGTTTGTAACTGGAGTCCTGCTGGTGATGAGTTCTCTCTCCTGATGGATAATAATCCTTTGACTGACTTTGTAGAACTCCCAGATGATCATAGTAACCTAAACTACTCTAATGTCCTGTGTGGTGTCATAAGGGGTGCTTTGGAAACG GTTCAAATGGATGTGAGCGTGAGGTTCGTCCAGGATACACTTAAAGGGGACAATCAAACGGAGATTCGTGTTAAATTCATCCAGAGGTTAGAAGATGCTTTACCAGCTGGAGAGGAATGA